The DNA window TCATTGGAATAAATGACCGGAATTAAGTTTTGTTTAAATCTGCTAATTTTATGATTTCTTTTAACTCACTTTGTTGGATGATCCCTGTACCAATATCCTGTTTGCAGAGTAGTTCACTGAGTTGTTCTTAATAGTCACATGGTTAGCTGTGGATATGATTCCATTGCTGGTGTTGTGTTGAACTGTGTTGCTGCTTATGGTTGTGTAGTTACTGGCACTGTTTATTCCTGCTTTGTTGTAGGACAGAATGTTGTACTGTACTGTGTTGTGGTCGCAGCTTGAGTATCTTCCCAAGGCTATTCCACATACTCCATTGTGGGTTGCTGTGTTGTGGACTATTTTGTTGTATGATCCTGTGACATCAATACCACTGACCTTGTTGTAATTCGCTGTGTTGTATGAAATGGTTGAGCTGGTTAGTCTTATCCAGAATCCGTTTTTATTATATTTAACGGTGTTTCCTGTTATTGTGAAGTGACTGGCCATTCCACTTCCCATTTTTTGGATGGCTATACCATCTTCGGCTCCTGTTACTGTGTTGTAAATGATTTTGTTGTATTTAGCGTTGTCTGTGAAGTAAATTCCTGCACCCTTAAGTGCGTAACATCTTACTTTGTTGTTAGAGACTGTGTTGTATGCACTGCAATCGTTGAATAGAATTCCATTCAAGTAGTTGGATATGGTGTTTCCCTTGATGGTGTTGTAGGTGCTTTTACCATATTCAAAACTGATACCGTTTCCCCACTTGGTGGTGGTACCTGATATTTTATTGTTCAACACCTGGGATTTGGTTATATCTCCGTAGAACTGAATTCCCACTAAAGATGCTGATGTAATGGTATTTCCGGATATTGTACAGTAACTGGCCCCGCTGACCATTATACTGTAATTAGTATCTGAAAGTTTGAAATTTTTTATAGATGAACCTGCTGCTTTTGAATAGATGGTAAAAATTGCAGAGTTGGTGGTCTTAGCTTTAATGGTTACTGAACCATTGGATATAATGTTTAATTTTTTGTTTAGTGTTATGCTTTCTTTGTAGGTGTACGGCTGTTTGTTGTTGTCGTTTATGATTATGGTATCTCCAGGATTTGCTTTGTTAACAGCATTCTGTATACTACTGCCAGGATTTACAGTTACATTGGCAGCAGAAATAGAATTGATGGAGATCATACACAAACACAAAAACAGTGTACAAAGTATCATCTTTTTTTTCATTTTATTTCACCATTTATAATGAGATTGGTTATAATTGAGAACAACATCACATCCATAAAATAGTATGTATCTCTAACTGTTCCCGTTATCACCAATAAAAAGTGTATAAGCCTAATTATTAAAAATGGAATATGCTGAATTAAAGTCTTTTTTGATGAAATAGAATGACTATCAATCTGAATTAAGAGTTGTTCTGAAAAAAATATTATTAACTATTATAAACGAATTAAACCCAAATCAACCTATAAAACATTGTTAACAAACACCATAAAGAAAAAATCAACCCATAAACTTTTTTTATTTAGATAAACAATATTCTAGACTTTTAAAAAAAAATAAAGCCAATTATATCGATTTAAAATGTATACACTGTATTGTGAAAATATTACATTTTTAGACAGATATAACTGGTAAATATTGATCATATTGTAATAAATTGACAAAATATTAACATAAATCTAATTTTAATTAGTATTCAGAATAGAAAGAAACGATTTTTAACATCGCTACCCATATGATAATTTAACCAATTCATGTTCCACTACCATTTCCAACAAATCTGTAGAATTAATTTTGAGAAAACTATTAAATAGTTTCCAAGTATAAAAAAAGTTTTAACTAAAAACATACTGTTCTAAACGAATTAATTAAATGTGTGATAAAAAATGAAAAAGATTTACCCTTTAATTGGAATTTTAGGTCCAATAATCTATATTTTAGCTGTATTTGTAGGTGGTGCATTAAGACATGATTACAGTGCACTTTACAATGCTATAAGTGAACTTAGCATGGCAAATGCTCCTAACAAATTGTTAATGGATATTTTATTCGGACTTTACAACGTTTTCATACTGATATTTGGTGTTGGGGCATTTTTGGACCCTGATTTTAAATCTAAAAAGTTCAAGTCAGGAGCTCTCATGCTCTTTGTAATAGGAGTTTTAGGACTCATGGTTCTTGTGTTCACACAGGACCCTAGAGGAACACCTGCAACACTCTTTGGAACCCTGCACATAGCACTCTCTGGTGTCACTGCTGCACTCACAATAATCTCTGTCATCGTTATTGGTTTAAGTTTCAAAGATTACGTGGGAATGAAAAGTTTCTCATGGTACTCTTACCTAACCGCAATTTTTATATTCCTATCGGGAGGAGCTGGAGCTGCATCAATCGCAGTGAACAGCCCATTTGGAGGGTTATTTGAGAGGATAACCATCTTTCTTTTCATGGTTTGGGTTATTGTCTTTTCTTACATCCTTTACAAGGGAAATCTCAAACCAGTCCCTAAATAGGGTGTTAAAACACTAATTCTTTCTCTATTTTTTCTTAGTATCATAAACTGAAAAACACTTGTTCAATTATTAACTTAATAACTGAATCAGTTAATAAAAAAAGAAGGATTTGGAAATACTCATGCCAAGATCGATGCCAGCGATAAAATCGGGATGAGTGTCATGAGTGTTAAATGTGGTGCGTAGGCAGGTGATGTCTGGAAATTGTACTTTAAAACTGCCCAAGTTTGTGTGTAGGCCGTAATTACTGCTAATAATTGTAATATTACTGCAGCATAGATTATGGTGGTGTTTAGAGTTAGTATTCCAACTAGTGTGATGATTAAGCTCACTATGAGTACTATGAAGTGTGGTGCAAGTTTCATTCCTGACATTCTGAAGGTTAGAAAGCCGCTTACAATTCCGCTAAGCAGTATGGATAGTACGAGTATTTGGTAGATTGATTGCATTGTTTTTTCACCTCAAATATTTTAAAAGTTCACAACTGCGAAGCTTGGATCACTTAGCAGTGTTATGTAGGTTGCAGCTCCTGCGAGTTTCGTTCCATCAACAAGATCTGTCTGTTTAATTCCCCTGAATTCTGCACTGAGTTCACATACATATATCTGTGCGCCTTGTTCTATGATTGGTTTCATTAGCTTGTCGAGTCTCTCAAATGCTGGATGCTTCACCTTTTCTGCATTTCCCTTTCTTGCTATGCTTACCCCATCCATGAGAAGGAATATTGTGACTTCCTTTCCCATGCTCAGTGCGGCCTTAGAAAAGATGAAAGTTGCATATGCCCTTTCTGCATTTCCAATTCCATTACTCTGAACAACAAGAACTTTGTTCCGCTTAATGCCCTGGGAAACTGTTTTTGTCTCCACCTTCTCAATTATCACATAATAGTTACCATTGGTTTCTCCTTCTTCCACCACTACTCCGTTCATTTCTGGTGCAGATATTACGAGGTCGTCCAGTGTTTCCTTCATGTTGGAATCTATTTCAACGCGTTGCCCAACCTGCATAGAGGCTAATTTGTCACCCACTATGATCACGGGTCCTGGACATGTTTGACCTGTTACATCGAGTTTCTCAATTTCTATATCCTTCTGTGTCATTCTTACAACCAGTTCGTTTCCATTTGTCTCAATTACAAAATTGTAGCCATATTTCTCTGAAAGTTCTTCTAAACCTTGCTCTGCTGATTTTTTGAGGTTAATAATGATTTCGTCTTCCATGTTTTGTTTGAGGACGTTTTCTACGAGTATCTTGGAGTTTGGATATTTTATTCCCAGTGCGTTGATCTTTTTCATAGCTCTCCCCACTTTTCTTTGAAGGTTGAAACTGCATCAACCATTTCATTGAATTGGTTTGCAGGTATTCCTATTATGACTTCGTCTTCTCCTATCTCTGCGTATTTTCTTGAACCGTTACATCCGAGTGTCATGTTGGATACTCCGCGTTGTTTAACTGCAACCACTGCATCTGCACACACAGATTGTATTCCTGAATAATCACTGGATAACCTTCCTCCTTTTTTATTTAAAAGTGCTTGACTAATTTTTAAAGCCTGTTTAGGATTTACAACAAGTATTATCACATCAGGTTCAAATTTAGCTGTTTCAAGTGGTGAGTAGAGTGATGCGTAGTAATTTTCGTCTGATTTAGGTATGGAGTTAACAGTTTCCTTACTTGCCTCTAGTGTTTGGTAGTTTCCAAGTTTGTGGTACATCTTTCCTGTGGCCACAGGCTCAGGTATGGCTGTTATTCCCATGACCCCTGCACCTCCCTTACAAAGATGTTCCTCAGCACCTGCGTAACCTTCCAATCCTTCCAGTCTTGCATCTTGTACATATTCACAGTGCCTCTTGTTTGCAGATATTTTACTGTAACCCTCAGGAATTTCATCCGGGGATTTAACGAGTTTAACTGCTACGGGACTGCCCTTTGTTTGTAAAAGTTCTTTAAATTCTTTGACTTTTTCTGCGTATTCCATATTTTCTACCTCCAAAAATACCATGAATAAAATGTAACATACAGTATAACTATACTGTATAGTATAGATTTATCGTATTTAAATATTTTGATTATAAAACATTTGAGCTTTAAATTATGGGAAACCAACCTGTAAACTAGGTTTATTAGGTAGAATTAAATAGTACTATACTATACCATATAGTATAGATTAGGTATTTTTTAAGAGGTGAAATTATTTCAAAAGATCTGTCTGACACTGAGAAACTGATTGTATCCTACATCAAATCACACCCTCCAGAAGAGTGCATGCTCGATAAGATAACTAGAAACACCAGCAGAAGCAGGGCAACAGTACTCAAATATCTGGGAATTTTAAATGCCAAGGGAATTTTAAGCTACAAATTTGTGGGACGAAGCAAACTATGGAGCTTGACAGAGGAATCTGAAACACAAACCTACAAAACCCAACAAATCATGTCAAGCACTCCTAATAACGATGTGATAGCTGCAACAACCCGACTCCACAACATGAAACTCGAAGAAACAGTACTTAATACTGTTATAAACCATCAGAACACCATAATATTCACAGTTAATAATAATATGGACATTGTAATATCTAACAACACATTTAAAATGCTTTTTAAGGAAATAACTAATTTAAGCAAGATTTTAGTGCCAGAACAGTTATTGGTGGTTAAAGAACTGGGTAACAGTTTAATTCCCACCAAAACAATGGAACTCCAACTCGATCTCATGGAGAAGTATGGGACCTACACCCCATACAAACTGACTTCAACACCAATTTCTGACGATAAAAACAATCAGATTGGAATTTCTTTTATGGGGGAAGAGTTATCCCAAGTTACGAGGAGTAAAAGGGAACTTGAAACCCTGCTTACCATAACCCAAAAAATGGGCTCTGCCCAATCAGAAGAAGGCCTCATGAATGAAATTACCAGGGGAATTGAAAAACTCTTGGACTGTAATGGTGTCACAGTTGTTTTGAAAGAGAACAAAAACCTTCATATCCAACATGACACAACATACAGTGTTAAATCTAATTTTAAAGTGTATAAAAAGTACATTTTAGAAAGTATGGACAACCTTGAAACTAAAATCACAACGGAGGATATTTACCTTGAACCTGTTGGATCAAAAACTGGAACATCCCCGGGTATGATGGTGTCCATTCCAATAATTTATGAAGAAACATCCATCGGTGCTCTGCTTGTTTTTACACCATCCAAATCTGTGGGCTCCATCACCATCGAAAACATGGAGATGGTGGCAGATGAACTTGCAAGTCACATAAAAATTCAGAGGCTAAGCCAAGAGAAACAGGAGTTTACCAACACTCTCATGGCCATGAACCATATTTCAACCATACTAAATACCTACACAGTTGAAGAGGAAATGCTTGAAAGATCTGTGACCTCCACCATGGAAACCCTTGGATTTGACATGGGATGCATTTACCTTGCAGACCACGAAGATGAACTCACACTTCGTGTGCACGAAAACCTCCCAACGACTCTTGAGAACATGTGCATAGCTGGAATGTTCCAAGATATCTTCCAAAAAAGTCTTGAAAAACAGAACGTAGTATACATCACCCCCGAATCTGAAGAATATGAATCTCTAGACCCGGTAATATCTAAAGCTGGTATTAAAAGCTTGTTGATAATGCCAATTAAAAGTGGGGATCGTATAATAGGACTATTAAATATGGGAAGCCGAAAGATTAAAAATTACAACGACATAAGCCTCGAAAATTTAAGCTCAATAGGCCTTCAACTGGGACTCGCCCTTGAAGTTTCAAAGGCAGCAGTTCAAAGAAAATAAACCCAAGTACTGTGTACCTAAAAAGATTTTAGAATCCTTCAATGTCTTTTTAGAAACAAGGTAGTACTTAGCATAGAAAGAATCGGAAGATGTTTTACCCATATTTTTAGTAGAACTGTTAACGTAGATCAATTGCCCCCTTGCAGTTGTGGCAGGGAAAGAATGTACAACTACTCCCACATTTTGGCTGTTTGTACCTTTG is part of the Methanobacterium lacus genome and encodes:
- a CDS encoding GAF domain-containing protein; the protein is MLDKITRNTSRSRATVLKYLGILNAKGILSYKFVGRSKLWSLTEESETQTYKTQQIMSSTPNNDVIAATTRLHNMKLEETVLNTVINHQNTIIFTVNNNMDIVISNNTFKMLFKEITNLSKILVPEQLLVVKELGNSLIPTKTMELQLDLMEKYGTYTPYKLTSTPISDDKNNQIGISFMGEELSQVTRSKRELETLLTITQKMGSAQSEEGLMNEITRGIEKLLDCNGVTVVLKENKNLHIQHDTTYSVKSNFKVYKKYILESMDNLETKITTEDIYLEPVGSKTGTSPGMMVSIPIIYEETSIGALLVFTPSKSVGSITIENMEMVADELASHIKIQRLSQEKQEFTNTLMAMNHISTILNTYTVEEEMLERSVTSTMETLGFDMGCIYLADHEDELTLRVHENLPTTLENMCIAGMFQDIFQKSLEKQNVVYITPESEEYESLDPVISKAGIKSLLIMPIKSGDRIIGLLNMGSRKIKNYNDISLENLSSIGLQLGLALEVSKAAVQRK
- a CDS encoding DUF5400 domain-containing protein, yielding MQSIYQILVLSILLSGIVSGFLTFRMSGMKLAPHFIVLIVSLIITLVGILTLNTTIIYAAVILQLLAVITAYTQTWAVLKYNFQTSPAYAPHLTLMTLIPILSLASILA
- a CDS encoding DsrE family protein, translating into MKKINALGIKYPNSKILVENVLKQNMEDEIIINLKKSAEQGLEELSEKYGYNFVIETNGNELVVRMTQKDIEIEKLDVTGQTCPGPVIIVGDKLASMQVGQRVEIDSNMKETLDDLVISAPEMNGVVVEEGETNGNYYVIIEKVETKTVSQGIKRNKVLVVQSNGIGNAERAYATFIFSKAALSMGKEVTIFLLMDGVSIARKGNAEKVKHPAFERLDKLMKPIIEQGAQIYVCELSAEFRGIKQTDLVDGTKLAGAATYITLLSDPSFAVVNF
- a CDS encoding DUF169 domain-containing protein, which produces MEYAEKVKEFKELLQTKGSPVAVKLVKSPDEIPEGYSKISANKRHCEYVQDARLEGLEGYAGAEEHLCKGGAGVMGITAIPEPVATGKMYHKLGNYQTLEASKETVNSIPKSDENYYASLYSPLETAKFEPDVIILVVNPKQALKISQALLNKKGGRLSSDYSGIQSVCADAVVAVKQRGVSNMTLGCNGSRKYAEIGEDEVIIGIPANQFNEMVDAVSTFKEKWGEL
- a CDS encoding DUF998 domain-containing protein, whose amino-acid sequence is MKKIYPLIGILGPIIYILAVFVGGALRHDYSALYNAISELSMANAPNKLLMDILFGLYNVFILIFGVGAFLDPDFKSKKFKSGALMLFVIGVLGLMVLVFTQDPRGTPATLFGTLHIALSGVTAALTIISVIVIGLSFKDYVGMKSFSWYSYLTAIFIFLSGGAGAASIAVNSPFGGLFERITIFLFMVWVIVFSYILYKGNLKPVPK
- a CDS encoding right-handed parallel beta-helix repeat-containing protein, which produces MKKKMILCTLFLCLCMISINSISAANVTVNPGSSIQNAVNKANPGDTIIINDNNKQPYTYKESITLNKKLNIISNGSVTIKAKTTNSAIFTIYSKAAGSSIKNFKLSDTNYSIMVSGASYCTISGNTITSASLVGIQFYGDITKSQVLNNKISGTTTKWGNGISFEYGKSTYNTIKGNTISNYLNGILFNDCSAYNTVSNNKVRCYALKGAGIYFTDNAKYNKIIYNTVTGAEDGIAIQKMGSGMASHFTITGNTVKYNKNGFWIRLTSSTISYNTANYNKVSGIDVTGSYNKIVHNTATHNGVCGIALGRYSSCDHNTVQYNILSYNKAGINSASNYTTISSNTVQHNTSNGIISTANHVTIKNNSVNYSANRILVQGSSNKVS